The Xanthomonas sp. DAR 34887 genome has a segment encoding these proteins:
- the nuoL gene encoding NADH-quinone oxidoreductase subunit L, with the protein MEITLSKSLLIAVVLAPLFGSIVAGLFGRQVGRKGAQSITILGVAISCALSCWTLYQLVGQGASPFNQNLYTFFEVGHYSAHVGFMVDRLTAMMMVVVTFVSLLVHIYTIGYMADDPGYQRFFSYISLFTFSMLSLVMSNNFLQLFFGWEAVGLVSYLLIGFWFKRPSAVFANMKAFLVNRVGDFGFILGIAGVLLWFGTLDYSTVFANATAVLGNEAAGGLAQVQLFQGHPWNVATIICICLFIGAMGKSAQVPLHVWLPDSMEGPTPISALIHAATMVTAGIFMVARMSPLFELSETALNFVLFIGATTAFFTGLIGIVQNDIKRVVAYSTLSQLGYMTVALGVSAYSAAVFHLMTHAFFKALLFLAAGSVIVGMHHEQDMRKMGGLRKYMPVTYWTSVIGTLALVGTPFFAGFYSKDTIIEAAQHHAHTSHGWIATYGYWAVLGGVLITSFYSFRLLFLTFHGKERFRDAHAHEVHAHHDSAHADAEVQAHAHDDHAHDDHGHGHHGAHEPHESPWVVTVPLVLLAIPSIAIGFFTIGPMLFGTDWAGHHAAAAIKGQAVGFFSGVIDFYNPARDSVGALAEEFHGPVAFALHGLTQPPFFLTLAGFALAWILYLWKPELAAKARKTFSLPVWILENKYGFDKLWIGGFAGGGLGLGKVSRAVDTHVVDGVMVNGTARVIDLAANLLRRTQSGFLYHYAFAMIIGLIALLGVLMHFWR; encoded by the coding sequence ATGGAAATCACTCTCTCCAAGAGTCTGTTGATCGCAGTGGTGCTTGCGCCGCTGTTCGGCAGCATCGTCGCCGGCCTGTTCGGTCGCCAGGTCGGCCGCAAGGGCGCCCAGTCCATCACCATCCTCGGCGTCGCGATCAGCTGCGCGCTGTCGTGCTGGACCCTGTACCAGCTGGTCGGGCAGGGCGCGTCGCCGTTCAACCAGAACCTGTACACCTTCTTCGAGGTCGGCCATTACTCGGCCCACGTCGGCTTCATGGTCGATCGGCTGACCGCGATGATGATGGTGGTGGTGACCTTCGTGTCGCTGCTGGTGCACATCTACACCATCGGCTACATGGCCGACGATCCGGGCTACCAGCGCTTTTTCAGCTACATCTCGCTGTTCACCTTCTCGATGCTGAGCCTGGTGATGAGCAATAACTTCCTGCAGCTGTTCTTCGGCTGGGAAGCGGTGGGCCTGGTGTCGTACCTGCTGATCGGTTTCTGGTTCAAGCGCCCGAGCGCGGTGTTCGCCAACATGAAGGCGTTCCTGGTCAACCGCGTCGGCGACTTCGGCTTCATCCTCGGCATCGCCGGGGTACTGCTGTGGTTCGGCACGCTGGACTATTCCACCGTGTTCGCCAACGCCACCGCGGTGCTCGGCAACGAGGCCGCCGGCGGCCTGGCGCAGGTGCAGCTGTTCCAGGGCCACCCGTGGAACGTGGCGACGATTATCTGCATCTGCCTGTTCATCGGCGCGATGGGCAAGTCGGCGCAGGTGCCGTTGCACGTGTGGCTGCCCGACTCGATGGAAGGCCCGACCCCGATCTCGGCGCTGATCCACGCCGCGACCATGGTCACCGCGGGCATCTTCATGGTGGCGCGCATGTCGCCGCTGTTCGAGCTGTCGGAAACCGCGCTGAACTTCGTGCTGTTCATCGGCGCCACCACCGCGTTCTTCACCGGCCTGATCGGCATCGTGCAGAACGACATCAAGCGCGTGGTCGCCTACTCGACGCTGTCGCAGCTGGGCTACATGACCGTGGCGCTGGGCGTGTCGGCGTACTCGGCGGCGGTGTTCCACCTGATGACCCACGCCTTCTTCAAGGCGCTGCTGTTCCTGGCCGCCGGCTCGGTGATCGTCGGCATGCACCACGAGCAGGACATGCGCAAGATGGGCGGCCTGCGCAAGTACATGCCGGTCACCTACTGGACCAGCGTGATCGGCACCCTGGCCCTGGTCGGCACCCCGTTCTTCGCCGGCTTCTATTCCAAGGACACGATCATCGAGGCGGCGCAGCACCACGCGCACACCTCGCATGGCTGGATCGCCACCTACGGCTACTGGGCGGTGCTCGGCGGCGTGCTGATCACCAGCTTCTACAGCTTCCGCCTGCTGTTCCTGACCTTCCACGGCAAGGAACGCTTCCGCGATGCGCATGCGCACGAGGTGCATGCGCACCACGACAGCGCGCACGCCGATGCCGAGGTGCAGGCGCATGCGCACGACGACCACGCGCACGACGACCACGGCCATGGCCACCATGGCGCGCACGAACCGCACGAGTCGCCGTGGGTGGTGACGGTGCCGCTGGTGCTGCTGGCGATCCCGTCGATCGCGATCGGCTTCTTCACCATCGGCCCGATGCTGTTCGGCACCGACTGGGCCGGGCACCATGCCGCGGCGGCGATCAAGGGCCAGGCGGTCGGGTTCTTCAGCGGCGTCATCGACTTCTACAACCCGGCGCGCGACAGCGTCGGCGCGCTGGCCGAAGAGTTCCACGGCCCGGTCGCGTTCGCGCTGCACGGCCTGACCCAGCCGCCGTTCTTCCTGACCCTGGCCGGCTTCGCCCTGGCCTGGATCCTGTACCTGTGGAAGCCCGAGCTGGCGGCGAAGGCGCGCAAGACGTTCTCGCTGCCGGTGTGGATCCTCGAGAACAAGTACGGGTTCGACAAGCTCTGGATCGGCGGCTTCGCCGGCGGCGGCCTGGGCCTGGGCAAGGTGTCGCGTGCGGTGGATACGCATGTCGTGGACGGCGTCATGGTCAACGGCACCGCGCGCGTGATCGACCTGGCGGCCAATCTGCTGCGTCGCACGCAATCCGGTTTCCTCTATCACTACGCCTTCGCGATGATCATCGGTCTCATTGCCCTGTTGGGCGTGCTGATGCATTTCTGGCGTTGA
- the nuoK gene encoding NADH-quinone oxidoreductase subunit NuoK, which produces MITLGHMLALGAVLFCISLAGIFLNRKNVIVLLMSIELMLLSVNINFVAFSRELGDAAGQLFVFFILTVAAAEAAIGLAILVTLFRTRHTINVAEVDSLKG; this is translated from the coding sequence ATGATCACCCTAGGCCACATGCTGGCGCTCGGCGCGGTGCTGTTCTGCATCAGCCTGGCCGGCATCTTCCTCAACCGCAAGAACGTCATCGTGCTGCTGATGTCGATCGAGCTGATGCTGCTGTCGGTCAACATCAATTTCGTCGCGTTCTCGCGCGAACTCGGCGACGCCGCCGGCCAGCTGTTCGTGTTCTTCATCCTCACCGTGGCCGCGGCCGAGGCCGCCATCGGCCTGGCCATTCTGGTGACGCTGTTCCGTACCCGCCACACGATCAACGTGGCCGAAGTCGATTCGCTGAAGGGCTGA
- a CDS encoding NADH-quinone oxidoreductase subunit J produces the protein MDWVNIAFWIFATIAAVSAGAVISVRNSVYAVLCLILTFFSIACVWLLVGAEFLGVTLVLVYVGAVMVLFLFVVMMLDIDTARLRQGWVRYLPVGLLVAVAMLVQMVTLIGVKARTATPFPADNAAAQAADTSNIAWLAKTLFTQFLLPFEFAAIILTVAVVAAVMLTLRKRTGIKTQNPGDQARVKAGDRLRIVKMDAEKPTLHTPAPAPQEGQP, from the coding sequence ATGGATTGGGTAAATATCGCTTTCTGGATCTTCGCCACCATCGCCGCGGTCTCCGCCGGCGCGGTGATCAGCGTGCGCAACTCGGTGTACGCGGTGCTGTGCCTGATCCTGACCTTCTTCTCCATCGCCTGCGTGTGGCTGCTGGTGGGCGCCGAGTTCCTGGGCGTGACCCTGGTGCTGGTCTACGTCGGCGCGGTGATGGTGCTGTTCCTGTTCGTGGTGATGATGCTCGACATCGATACCGCGCGGCTGCGCCAGGGCTGGGTGCGCTACCTGCCGGTCGGGCTGCTGGTCGCGGTGGCGATGCTGGTGCAGATGGTCACCCTGATCGGGGTCAAGGCGCGGACGGCGACGCCGTTCCCGGCCGACAACGCCGCTGCGCAGGCCGCCGACACCTCCAACATCGCCTGGCTGGCCAAGACCCTGTTCACCCAGTTCCTGCTGCCGTTCGAGTTCGCCGCGATCATCCTGACCGTGGCGGTGGTGGCGGCGGTGATGCTGACCCTGCGCAAGCGCACCGGCATCAAGACCCAGAACCCCGGCGACCAGGCGCGGGTCAAGGCCGGCGACCGCTTGCGCATCGTCAAGATGGATGCCGAAAAGCCCACGCTGCACACCCCGGCTCCGGCACCGCAGGAGGGCCAGCCATGA
- the nuoI gene encoding NADH-quinone oxidoreductase subunit NuoI codes for MNKVTHYFKSLLLLELLGGLWLTLKYTFRPKYTVLYPMEKFPQSVRFRGLHALRRYPNGEERCIACKLCEAVCPALAITIDSAKREDGTRRTTRYDIDLFKCIYCGFCEESCPVDSIVETHVLEYHFENRGENIVTKPQLLAIGDRLEAEIAERRAADAAFR; via the coding sequence ATGAATAAAGTCACCCATTACTTCAAGAGCCTGCTGCTGCTCGAGCTGCTCGGCGGCCTGTGGCTGACCCTGAAGTACACGTTCCGTCCCAAGTACACCGTGCTGTACCCGATGGAGAAGTTCCCGCAGTCGGTGCGCTTCCGCGGCCTGCACGCGCTGCGCCGCTATCCCAACGGCGAAGAACGCTGTATCGCCTGCAAGCTGTGCGAGGCGGTGTGCCCGGCGCTGGCGATCACCATCGATTCGGCCAAGCGCGAGGACGGCACCCGCCGTACCACCCGCTACGACATCGATCTGTTCAAGTGCATCTACTGCGGTTTCTGCGAGGAAAGCTGTCCGGTGGACTCGATCGTGGAAACCCACGTGCTCGAGTACCACTTCGAGAACCGCGGCGAGAACATCGTCACCAAGCCGCAGCTGCTGGCGATCGGAGACCGGCTCGAAGCCGAGATCGCCGAGCGCCGCGCCGCCGACGCCGCCTTCCGTTGA
- the nuoH gene encoding NADH-quinone oxidoreductase subunit NuoH, with translation MNEMLLNVVDPLHQWFVGLGAIGVVLWIVLKILLIAMPVIISVAFYVVWERKLIGWMHVRHGPMYVGMGIFQAFADVFKLLFKEIIQPSSSHKAMFVIAPLITLAPAFAAWAVVPFDAKLVLSNANAGLLYLLAMTSLGVYGIILAGWASNSKYAFLGAMRSAAQVVSYEIAMGFALVGVMIAAGSLNLSTIVQAQAGSSGFFDWFLIPLFPLFIVYWVSGVAETNRAPFDVVEGESEIVAGHMVEYSGGAFALFFLAEYANMILVSFLVSIFFLGGWLSPIQGWVTADISPWVNWIWTGGWPWLLMKVLFFASAYIWFRASFPRYRYDQIMRLGWKVFIPLTIVWIAVTALMVFYGVIHKGV, from the coding sequence ATGAACGAGATGCTGTTGAACGTGGTCGATCCGCTGCACCAGTGGTTCGTCGGCCTGGGCGCGATCGGCGTGGTCCTGTGGATCGTGCTGAAGATCCTGCTGATCGCCATGCCGGTGATCATTTCGGTGGCGTTCTACGTGGTCTGGGAGCGCAAGCTGATCGGCTGGATGCACGTGCGCCACGGGCCGATGTACGTGGGCATGGGCATCTTCCAGGCCTTCGCCGACGTGTTCAAACTGCTGTTCAAGGAAATCATCCAGCCCAGCAGTTCGCACAAGGCGATGTTCGTGATCGCGCCGCTGATCACCCTGGCGCCGGCGTTCGCGGCCTGGGCGGTGGTGCCGTTCGACGCCAAGCTGGTGCTGTCCAACGCCAACGCCGGCCTGCTGTACCTGCTGGCGATGACCTCGCTGGGCGTGTACGGCATCATCCTGGCCGGCTGGGCGTCCAACTCCAAGTACGCGTTCCTGGGCGCGATGCGCTCGGCCGCGCAGGTGGTCAGCTACGAGATCGCGATGGGCTTCGCCCTGGTCGGCGTGATGATCGCCGCCGGCAGCCTGAACCTGAGCACGATCGTGCAGGCGCAGGCCGGCAGTTCCGGGTTCTTCGACTGGTTCCTGATCCCGCTGTTCCCGCTGTTCATCGTGTACTGGGTGTCCGGCGTGGCCGAGACCAACCGCGCGCCGTTCGACGTGGTCGAAGGCGAATCGGAAATCGTCGCCGGGCACATGGTCGAATATTCGGGCGGCGCGTTCGCGCTGTTCTTCCTGGCCGAATACGCCAACATGATCCTGGTCAGCTTCCTGGTCTCGATCTTCTTCCTGGGCGGCTGGCTGAGCCCGATCCAGGGCTGGGTGACCGCGGACATCTCGCCGTGGGTCAACTGGATCTGGACCGGCGGCTGGCCGTGGCTGCTGATGAAGGTGTTGTTCTTCGCCAGCGCCTACATCTGGTTCCGCGCCAGCTTCCCGCGCTACCGCTACGACCAGATCATGCGGCTGGGCTGGAAGGTGTTCATCCCGCTGACGATCGTGTGGATCGCGGTGACGGCATTGATGGTGTTCTACGGTGTGATCCACAAGGGCGTGTAA
- the nuoG gene encoding NADH-quinone oxidoreductase subunit NuoG has product MSAQPNNPGATPAVVPEGHVTVEIDGQSLVVPKGSMIIQAADKAGIPIPRFCYHEKLPIAANCRMCLVDVEKSPKPSPACATPVMDGMKVQTRSDKALKYQRSVMEFLLINHPLDCPICDQGGECELQDVSLGYGRSVSRFNERKRVVPDEDIGPLVATEMTRCIQCTRCVRFTADIAGTYELGGMYRGENLQIGTYDGKPLTTELSGNVIDVCPVGALTNKVFQFRARPWELTARESLGYHDAMGSNLFLHVRRGEVLRTVPRDNEAVNECWLSDRDRYSHQGLYAADRAVRPLRKIDGQWQEVSWADGLAAAADILKSNRGDALGVLAHPATSNEEGALLARLADGLGSGNLDHRIGNRDFSDAAVAEPFAVPLAQIEQADVIVVLGSNLRHELPLLHARIRKARMQRQARVYSINPVDFDFTFDQAGKQIVAPSGFAAALADAALREAVQGAAGRAVLIVGALVETHPQAAALRAAARDFATATGAALCRIPQGANAVGLAKLGVLPSARDVAGMFAEPRSAYVLYGIEPGLDFADAGAARAALAGAKVVAFSQFACASTRDVADVILPIGALPEIDATLTNLDGVEQLARAAGKLPDQAREGWRVLRALGGELQLAGFDFTDLAGLRAGVQPRSVSLRGSAQAAAAGEGIEVAATPAIYRTDAVVRRAPALQSHPLNDAPAIRLHPEHAAQLGVAAGQVVKVGNAVGNATLPVVLDPRVAVGVAWIESGHGATAPIGAGRVTVVAA; this is encoded by the coding sequence ATGAGCGCGCAACCCAACAATCCTGGCGCGACCCCGGCCGTGGTGCCGGAGGGACATGTGACCGTCGAGATCGACGGCCAGTCCCTGGTCGTGCCCAAGGGTTCGATGATCATCCAGGCCGCCGACAAGGCCGGCATTCCGATCCCGCGCTTCTGCTACCACGAGAAGCTGCCGATCGCGGCCAACTGCCGCATGTGCCTGGTCGATGTGGAGAAGTCGCCGAAGCCGTCGCCCGCCTGCGCCACGCCGGTGATGGACGGCATGAAGGTGCAGACCCGCAGCGACAAGGCGCTGAAGTACCAGCGCAGCGTGATGGAGTTCCTGCTGATCAACCACCCGCTGGACTGCCCGATCTGCGATCAGGGCGGCGAGTGCGAACTGCAGGACGTCTCGCTGGGCTACGGCCGTTCGGTCAGCCGCTTCAACGAGCGCAAGCGCGTGGTGCCGGACGAGGACATCGGTCCGCTGGTCGCCACCGAGATGACCCGCTGCATCCAGTGCACGCGCTGCGTGCGCTTCACCGCGGACATCGCCGGCACCTACGAGCTGGGCGGCATGTACCGCGGCGAGAACCTGCAGATCGGCACCTACGACGGCAAGCCGCTGACCACCGAGCTGTCGGGCAATGTCATCGACGTGTGCCCGGTCGGCGCGCTGACCAACAAGGTGTTCCAGTTCCGCGCGCGTCCGTGGGAACTGACCGCGCGCGAATCGCTCGGCTACCACGACGCGATGGGCTCCAACCTGTTCCTGCACGTGCGCCGCGGCGAAGTGCTGCGCACCGTGCCGCGCGACAACGAAGCGGTCAACGAGTGCTGGCTGTCCGACCGCGACCGCTATTCGCATCAGGGCCTGTACGCCGCCGATCGCGCCGTGCGGCCGCTGCGCAAGATCGATGGCCAGTGGCAGGAAGTGTCCTGGGCCGATGGCCTGGCCGCCGCCGCCGACATCCTGAAGAGCAACCGCGGCGACGCGCTGGGCGTGCTCGCGCACCCGGCCACCTCGAACGAGGAAGGCGCCTTGCTGGCGCGCCTGGCCGATGGCCTGGGCAGCGGCAACCTAGATCACCGCATCGGCAACCGCGATTTCTCCGACGCCGCCGTGGCCGAACCGTTCGCGGTGCCGCTGGCGCAGATCGAGCAGGCCGACGTGATCGTGGTGCTGGGCAGCAACCTGCGCCATGAGCTGCCGCTGCTGCACGCGCGCATCCGCAAGGCGCGCATGCAGCGCCAGGCGCGCGTGTATTCGATCAATCCGGTCGATTTCGATTTCACCTTCGACCAGGCCGGCAAGCAGATCGTGGCCCCGTCCGGCTTCGCCGCCGCGCTCGCCGATGCGGCGCTGCGCGAGGCGGTGCAGGGCGCGGCCGGACGCGCGGTGCTGATCGTCGGCGCGCTGGTCGAGACCCATCCGCAGGCAGCCGCGCTGCGCGCCGCCGCGCGCGACTTCGCGACCGCCACCGGCGCGGCGCTGTGCCGCATCCCGCAGGGCGCCAATGCGGTCGGCCTGGCCAAGCTGGGCGTGCTGCCGAGCGCGCGCGACGTGGCCGGCATGTTCGCCGAGCCGCGCAGCGCCTACGTGCTGTACGGCATCGAGCCGGGCCTGGACTTCGCCGATGCCGGCGCCGCGCGCGCCGCGCTGGCCGGGGCCAAGGTGGTGGCGTTCAGCCAGTTCGCCTGCGCCTCCACCCGTGACGTCGCCGACGTGATCCTGCCGATCGGCGCGCTGCCGGAGATCGACGCGACGCTGACCAATCTGGACGGCGTCGAACAGCTGGCGCGTGCCGCCGGCAAGCTGCCGGACCAGGCGCGCGAAGGCTGGCGGGTGCTGCGCGCGCTCGGCGGCGAACTGCAGCTGGCCGGCTTCGACTTCACCGACCTGGCCGGCCTGCGTGCCGGCGTGCAGCCGCGCAGCGTGAGCCTGCGCGGTTCGGCGCAAGCCGCCGCGGCGGGCGAGGGCATCGAAGTGGCGGCGACGCCGGCGATCTACCGCACCGATGCGGTGGTGCGCCGTGCGCCTGCGCTGCAGTCGCATCCGCTCAACGATGCGCCGGCGATCCGCCTGCATCCCGAGCACGCCGCGCAACTGGGCGTGGCCGCCGGGCAGGTGGTCAAGGTCGGCAACGCCGTCGGCAACGCGACGCTGCCGGTGGTGCTGGATCCGCGGGTCGCGGTAGGGGTGGCCTGGATCGAATCCGGGCATGGTGCGACGGCGCCGATCGGTGCCGGCCGGGTAACGGTGGTGGCTGCATGA
- the nuoF gene encoding NADH-quinone oxidoreductase subunit NuoF, with protein MAQHPHAPTGPVGPAPLPHQVVYTTLHYDTPWSYESYLKTGGYAALRKILEEKIAPEQVIEMVKQSNLRGRGGAGFPTGLKWSFMPKGAPQKYILCNSDESEPGTCKDRDILRYNPHSVVEGMAIACYATGSTVGYNYLRGEFHHEPFEHFEQALADAYANGWLGKNVLGSGVDIDIYGALGAGAYICGEETALMESLEGKKGQPRYKPPFPANFGLYGKPSTINNTETYASVPAIIRNGPEWFLGLSKTKNGGPKIFSVSGCVQKGGNFEVPLGTTFDELLEMAGGLKPGRTLKGAIPGGVSMPVLKAEQLKDLQMDYDTLRALGTGLGSGAIVVLDDSVCCVKFACRISQFFHKESCGQCTPCREGTGWMHRVLERIVAGKATMDDLHQLRTVAGQIEGHTICAFGEAAAWPIQGFLRQFWDEFEYYIVNGHSMVDGKKVEAAAA; from the coding sequence ATGGCACAGCATCCCCACGCTCCCACCGGTCCGGTCGGCCCTGCGCCGCTGCCGCACCAGGTGGTGTACACCACGCTGCACTACGACACCCCGTGGTCGTACGAGAGCTACCTGAAGACCGGTGGCTACGCCGCCCTGCGCAAGATCCTCGAAGAGAAGATCGCGCCGGAGCAGGTGATCGAGATGGTCAAGCAGTCGAACCTGCGCGGCCGCGGCGGCGCCGGTTTCCCGACCGGCCTGAAGTGGTCGTTCATGCCCAAGGGCGCGCCGCAGAAGTACATCCTGTGCAACTCGGACGAATCCGAGCCGGGTACCTGCAAGGACCGCGACATCCTGCGCTACAACCCGCATTCGGTGGTGGAAGGCATGGCCATCGCCTGCTACGCCACCGGCAGCACGGTCGGCTACAACTACCTACGCGGCGAATTCCACCACGAGCCGTTCGAGCACTTCGAGCAGGCCCTGGCGGACGCCTACGCCAACGGCTGGCTGGGCAAGAACGTGCTCGGCAGCGGCGTGGACATCGACATCTACGGCGCGCTGGGCGCCGGCGCCTACATCTGCGGCGAAGAGACCGCGCTGATGGAATCGCTGGAAGGCAAGAAGGGCCAGCCGCGCTACAAGCCGCCGTTCCCGGCCAACTTCGGGCTGTACGGCAAGCCGTCGACGATCAACAACACCGAGACCTACGCGTCGGTGCCGGCGATCATCCGCAACGGCCCGGAATGGTTCCTGGGGCTGAGCAAGACCAAGAACGGCGGGCCGAAGATCTTCTCGGTCTCCGGCTGCGTGCAGAAGGGCGGCAACTTCGAGGTGCCGCTGGGCACCACCTTCGACGAACTGCTGGAAATGGCCGGCGGGCTGAAGCCGGGCCGCACCCTCAAGGGCGCGATTCCGGGCGGCGTGTCTATGCCGGTGCTGAAGGCCGAGCAGCTCAAAGACCTGCAGATGGACTACGACACCCTGCGCGCGCTGGGCACCGGCCTGGGCTCGGGCGCGATCGTGGTGCTCGACGACAGCGTGTGCTGCGTCAAGTTCGCCTGCCGCATCTCGCAGTTCTTCCACAAGGAATCCTGCGGCCAGTGCACCCCGTGCCGCGAGGGCACCGGCTGGATGCACCGCGTGCTCGAGCGCATCGTCGCCGGCAAGGCGACGATGGACGACCTGCACCAGTTGAGGACGGTGGCCGGCCAGATCGAAGGCCACACCATCTGCGCGTTCGGTGAAGCGGCGGCATGGCCCATCCAGGGTTTCCTGCGCCAGTTCTGGGACGAATTCGAGTACTACATCGTCAACGGTCATTCGATGGTTGACGGCAAGAAGGTGGAGGCAGCCGCCGCATGA
- the nuoE gene encoding NADH-quinone oxidoreductase subunit NuoE, producing the protein MKATGNFEAARDVDPMVVLSDKTRAHIDHWLAKFPPDRKRSAVLQGLHAAQEQNQGWLTDELIAGVAKYLELPPVWAYEVASFYSMFETEKVGRNNVAFCTNISCWLNGAEDLVAHAEKKLGCKLGQSTADGRVYLKREEECLAGCAGAPMMVINGHYHEHLTKDKVDALLDGLE; encoded by the coding sequence ATGAAGGCGACAGGTAATTTCGAAGCGGCGCGCGACGTCGATCCGATGGTGGTGCTGAGCGACAAGACGCGCGCGCACATCGATCACTGGCTGGCCAAGTTCCCGCCGGACCGCAAGCGTTCGGCCGTGCTGCAGGGCCTGCACGCCGCGCAGGAGCAGAACCAGGGCTGGCTGACCGACGAGCTGATCGCCGGCGTGGCCAAGTACCTGGAGCTGCCGCCGGTGTGGGCCTACGAGGTCGCCAGCTTCTACTCGATGTTCGAGACCGAGAAGGTCGGCCGCAACAACGTCGCCTTCTGCACCAACATCAGCTGCTGGCTCAACGGCGCCGAAGACCTGGTCGCGCACGCGGAGAAGAAGCTCGGTTGCAAGCTGGGCCAGTCCACCGCCGACGGCCGCGTCTACCTCAAGCGCGAAGAAGAATGCCTGGCCGGCTGCGCCGGCGCGCCGATGATGGTGATCAACGGCCACTATCACGAGCACTTGACCAAGGACAAGGTCGACGCGCTGCTGGACGGGTTGGAGTAA
- a CDS encoding NADH-quinone oxidoreductase subunit D has translation MSEYHQAHDAFASNPAESKQEIRNYTMNFGPQHPAAHGVLRLILEMDGETVVRADPHIGLLHRGTEKLAESKPFNQSIGYMDRLDYVSMMCNEHAYVRAIETLMGIEAPERAQYIRTMFDEITRILNHLMWVGSNGLDLGAMAVMLYAFREREELMDCYEAVSGARMHATYYRPGGVYRDLPDRMPKYKESRWHKGNALKRLNAAREGSLLDFLEDFTSTFPGRVDEYETLLTDNRIWKQRTVGIGVVTPEQAYAWSMTGAMLRGSGIEWDLRKKQPYAKYDAVDFDIPVGTNGDCYDRYLVRVAEMRESNRIIQQCVKWLKANPGPVMVENFKVAPPKRADMKDDMEALIHHFKLFSEGYCVPAGETYCAVEAPKGEFGCYLASDGANKPFRVHLRAPGFAHLSSMDAIVRGHMLADVVAMIGTYDLVFGEVDR, from the coding sequence GTGAGCGAGTACCACCAGGCGCACGACGCCTTCGCCAGCAACCCTGCCGAGAGCAAGCAGGAGATCCGCAACTACACCATGAACTTCGGCCCGCAGCATCCGGCCGCGCATGGCGTGCTGCGCCTGATCCTGGAAATGGACGGCGAGACCGTGGTCCGCGCCGATCCGCATATCGGCCTGCTGCACCGTGGCACCGAGAAGCTGGCCGAGTCCAAGCCGTTCAACCAGTCGATCGGCTACATGGACCGCCTCGACTACGTGTCGATGATGTGCAACGAGCACGCCTACGTGCGCGCGATCGAGACCCTGATGGGGATCGAGGCGCCGGAGCGTGCGCAGTACATCCGCACCATGTTCGACGAGATCACCCGCATCCTGAACCACCTGATGTGGGTCGGTTCCAACGGCCTGGACCTGGGCGCGATGGCGGTGATGTTGTACGCGTTCCGCGAGCGCGAAGAGCTGATGGACTGCTACGAGGCGGTCTCCGGCGCGCGCATGCACGCGACCTATTACCGGCCCGGCGGCGTCTACCGCGACCTGCCGGACCGCATGCCCAAGTACAAGGAATCGCGCTGGCACAAGGGCAACGCGCTGAAGCGGCTCAACGCCGCGCGCGAGGGCTCGCTGCTCGACTTCCTGGAAGACTTCACCAGCACCTTCCCGGGCCGCGTCGACGAATACGAGACCCTGCTCACCGACAACCGCATCTGGAAGCAGCGCACCGTCGGCATCGGCGTGGTCACCCCGGAGCAGGCCTATGCCTGGAGCATGACCGGCGCGATGCTGCGCGGCTCGGGCATCGAATGGGACCTGCGCAAGAAGCAGCCTTACGCCAAGTACGACGCGGTGGATTTCGACATCCCGGTCGGCACCAACGGCGACTGCTACGACCGCTATCTGGTGCGCGTGGCCGAGATGCGCGAATCCAACCGCATCATCCAGCAATGCGTGAAGTGGCTGAAGGCCAACCCCGGCCCGGTGATGGTCGAGAACTTCAAGGTCGCCCCGCCCAAGCGCGCCGACATGAAGGACGACATGGAAGCGTTGATCCATCACTTCAAGTTGTTCAGCGAAGGCTATTGCGTGCCGGCCGGCGAGACCTATTGCGCGGTCGAGGCGCCCAAGGGCGAGTTCGGCTGCTACCTGGCGTCCGACGGCGCCAACAAGCCGTTCCGCGTGCATCTGCGCGCGCCGGGCTTCGCCCATCTGTCCTCGATGGACGCGATCGTGCGCGGGCACATGCTGGCCGACGTGGTGGCGATGATTGGTACCTATGATCTGGTGTTTGGTGAGGTCGACCGATGA